The proteins below are encoded in one region of Candidatus Binataceae bacterium:
- a CDS encoding tyrosine-protein phosphatase has translation MPADNETENKSAIVRKTDDGGDKLAGRRVVVDFTLLRRYGGRNFRDLGGHPTSEGKRTRSNMVFRSAHLAEVPEESPIRSAGLRTVVTLQSRTEISILGPPHADVMREVRWEHIPIGDRWFREREPISLIPGREHHAIIHDFREDWRTFFNILAEREVYPLLFHCSAGRDRTGVGAAMLLELLGVSRERIVADFLESNLVFPKMPLAAAQLEPVFELIDESGGIDAFMIEGIGLDSSDLAAIRQDLLEDLLEDPSASDDASGRDDE, from the coding sequence GTGCCGGCCGACAACGAAACTGAAAACAAATCCGCGATCGTGCGCAAAACCGACGACGGCGGTGACAAGCTCGCCGGACGCAGGGTCGTCGTCGATTTCACGCTGTTGCGCCGCTACGGCGGACGCAACTTCCGCGACCTCGGCGGCCATCCGACCAGCGAAGGCAAACGCACGCGCAGCAACATGGTCTTCCGCTCGGCGCATCTGGCCGAGGTTCCCGAGGAAAGCCCGATACGTTCGGCCGGGCTCCGCACCGTGGTCACGCTCCAGAGCCGTACGGAGATTTCGATCCTCGGACCGCCGCACGCCGACGTGATGCGCGAGGTGCGCTGGGAGCATATCCCGATCGGCGATCGATGGTTTCGCGAGCGCGAGCCGATAAGCCTGATTCCCGGCCGCGAACATCACGCGATCATCCACGACTTCCGCGAGGATTGGCGGACGTTCTTCAATATCCTCGCCGAACGCGAGGTTTACCCGCTGCTGTTCCATTGCTCGGCGGGGCGCGACCGCACGGGCGTGGGCGCGGCGATGCTGCTCGAGCTGCTCGGCGTGAGCCGTGAGCGCATAGTCGCCGATTTCCTCGAAAGCAACCTCGTATTTCCGAAAATGCCGCTGGCCGCGGCGCAACTCGAGCCGGTATTCGAGTTGATCGACGAATCCGGCGGTATCGATGCCTTCATGATCGAAGGCATCGGGCTCGACAGCTCCGACCTCGCCGCGATCCGCCAAGATCTGCTCGAAGACCTGCTCGAAGATCCCTCGGCGTCCGACGACGCTTCCGGCCGCGACGACGAATAA
- a CDS encoding acyl-CoA dehydrogenase family protein: protein MNFNLSDEQRTIRDTLRQFAEREIKPNSAKWDKEEIFPREVIGHLGELGFLGIAFPERFGGGGADTLSQALVVEGLSRYDASVGLTCAAHMSLSSGHINLFAADEHRAHYLPDMVAAKKLGAWCLTEPGSGSDAAAMQTRAVRKGDNFVINGAKMFITNGSVGDVYVVMAVTDPARKRSGVSAFIVERGTLGLSNGRRIEKLGLRASDTAEVIFDNVTVPASNLIGELGEGYSQTLKVLEGGRIGIAGFAAGIARGAFEEATAYAKERRQFGKRIADFQAIQWMLADMATRIDASWVLMCRAAELKDKGKPYGREAAMAKLFASETAMWTTIKAVQIHGGYGYMAEFPVERFMRDAKLAEIGEGTSEVQRMIIAKSLLRDGYMPA from the coding sequence ATGAACTTCAATCTTAGCGACGAGCAGCGCACGATTCGCGATACGCTGCGCCAGTTCGCCGAGCGCGAGATCAAGCCCAACTCCGCCAAGTGGGACAAGGAGGAGATCTTCCCGCGCGAAGTCATCGGTCATCTTGGCGAGCTCGGCTTTCTCGGCATCGCGTTCCCTGAGCGCTTCGGCGGCGGCGGCGCCGACACGCTCAGCCAGGCACTGGTGGTCGAGGGTCTCTCGCGCTACGACGCTTCGGTCGGACTCACCTGCGCGGCGCACATGTCGCTCTCAAGCGGCCACATCAACTTGTTCGCCGCCGACGAGCATCGTGCGCACTACCTGCCCGACATGGTCGCGGCGAAAAAGCTCGGCGCGTGGTGCCTGACCGAACCCGGATCGGGCTCGGATGCGGCCGCGATGCAGACCCGCGCGGTGCGCAAGGGCGACAACTTCGTCATCAACGGCGCCAAGATGTTCATCACCAACGGCTCGGTCGGCGACGTTTATGTAGTGATGGCGGTGACGGACCCCGCCAGGAAGCGCTCGGGCGTTTCGGCCTTCATCGTCGAGCGCGGCACGCTCGGCCTTTCCAACGGGCGGCGAATCGAAAAACTGGGGCTTCGCGCCTCGGACACCGCCGAGGTGATTTTCGACAACGTCACGGTGCCCGCAAGCAACCTGATCGGCGAGTTGGGCGAGGGCTATAGCCAGACGCTCAAGGTGCTCGAGGGCGGGCGAATCGGAATTGCAGGCTTCGCCGCGGGAATCGCGCGCGGTGCCTTCGAGGAAGCGACCGCCTATGCCAAGGAGCGCAGGCAGTTCGGCAAACGGATTGCGGACTTCCAGGCAATCCAGTGGATGCTGGCTGACATGGCGACGCGGATCGACGCGTCGTGGGTGCTGATGTGTCGCGCCGCGGAGCTCAAGGACAAGGGCAAGCCTTACGGACGCGAGGCCGCGATGGCCAAGCTGTTCGCCTCGGAGACCGCGATGTGGACGACGATTAAAGCAGTGCAGATCCACGGCGGCTACGGCTACATGGCCGAATTCCCGGTCGAGCGCTTCATGCGCGACGCCAAGCTGGCGGAAATCGGCGAGGGCACGAGCGAGGTGCAGCGGATGATTATCGCGAAGTCGCTGCTGCGCGACGGCTACATGCCCGCCTGA
- a CDS encoding enoyl-CoA hydratase-related protein, translating to MKVLFEKRGPIAYVTINRPERLNACDFETYGRLSQIWREFGKDPALRVAIFTGAGERAFCAGSDIKSNYVEQPNEELLDAPYPVMFELTKPIIVAINGHANGGGLEQALCCDIRVAAEHAQFGLGEVRLGWLPGGGGTQRLPRLIPLGRALEMLYTGNRIGAAEALRLGLVDHVVPMSGLMAKCEEIAGEICKSAPLGVQRIKQAVMRGLDMPLADGLRLERELYKWLQDTEDAREGARAFAEKRAPQWKGK from the coding sequence ATGAAAGTGCTGTTCGAAAAGAGGGGGCCGATCGCCTACGTCACGATCAATCGTCCCGAGCGGCTCAACGCCTGCGACTTCGAGACCTACGGGCGCCTCTCGCAAATCTGGCGCGAGTTCGGCAAGGACCCGGCGCTCCGGGTCGCGATCTTCACCGGCGCGGGCGAGCGCGCGTTCTGCGCCGGCAGCGACATCAAGTCCAACTACGTCGAGCAGCCCAACGAAGAACTGCTCGACGCGCCGTATCCGGTGATGTTCGAGCTTACCAAACCGATCATCGTGGCGATCAACGGCCACGCCAACGGCGGCGGGCTCGAGCAGGCGCTCTGCTGCGACATCCGCGTGGCCGCCGAGCACGCGCAGTTCGGGCTTGGCGAGGTGCGTCTTGGATGGCTCCCCGGGGGCGGGGGCACGCAGCGCCTGCCGCGGCTGATTCCGCTCGGGCGCGCGCTCGAGATGCTCTACACGGGTAATCGAATCGGCGCCGCCGAGGCGCTGCGTCTGGGACTCGTCGATCACGTGGTGCCGATGAGCGGCCTGATGGCGAAGTGCGAGGAGATCGCGGGCGAGATCTGCAAGAGCGCGCCGCTTGGGGTGCAGCGGATCAAGCAGGCGGTGATGCGCGGCCTCGACATGCCGCTCGCCGACGGGCTGAGGCTCGAACGCGAGCTCTACAAGTGGCTGCAGGACACCGAGGACGCGCGCGAGGGCGCGCGCGCATTTGCCGAGAAGCGCGCGCCGCAGTGGAAGGGCAAATAG
- a CDS encoding LLM class flavin-dependent oxidoreductase has protein sequence MAYKISLGVNWQGKPDFKGMIDRAKAADDAGVHSIWVAEAWGRDAFTSLTLLAEHTRRIALATGIVNTYSRTPGALAQHFATLDELSGGRMIIGLGTSGPQVIEHFHGVAFNPPLTRLREYVDIINLLMAGEPLNYDGKLFKLKRGFTLRFEPPRRHVPVYIASLNRRSVEFTAQKADGWLPVMIPLGRLKESIAEFRAMAASAGRDPVSLMVKSPSTIHVTNDPDRARAAQAGTLSFYAARMGTFYAEQLTRLGFGDDVRRIREAWASGGSKAGAEAVSPRLLDETGYAGDVAGARERLAADAEAGADLFRVEVDAADLAAYQRTLSALAA, from the coding sequence ATGGCTTATAAAATCTCGCTCGGCGTGAACTGGCAGGGCAAGCCCGACTTCAAGGGCATGATCGATCGCGCGAAGGCCGCCGACGACGCCGGCGTGCATTCGATCTGGGTCGCCGAGGCGTGGGGCCGCGACGCCTTCACCAGCCTCACGCTCCTCGCCGAGCACACCCGGCGGATTGCGCTCGCGACCGGGATCGTCAACACCTACTCGCGCACGCCGGGCGCGCTGGCGCAGCATTTCGCGACGCTCGACGAGCTGAGCGGCGGGCGCATGATTATCGGGCTCGGCACCAGCGGTCCGCAGGTGATCGAGCATTTCCATGGCGTCGCGTTCAACCCGCCGCTCACACGCCTTCGCGAGTACGTCGATATCATCAACCTGCTGATGGCCGGAGAGCCGCTCAACTACGACGGCAAGCTCTTCAAGCTGAAACGCGGCTTTACGCTGCGCTTCGAGCCGCCGCGGAGGCACGTGCCAGTCTATATCGCCTCGCTCAACCGCAGGAGCGTCGAGTTCACGGCGCAAAAAGCGGACGGATGGCTGCCGGTGATGATACCGCTTGGGCGGCTCAAGGAATCGATCGCGGAGTTCCGCGCGATGGCGGCGAGCGCCGGGCGCGACCCGGTCTCCCTCATGGTCAAGTCGCCGAGCACCATTCACGTGACCAATGATCCGGACCGGGCGCGTGCCGCCCAGGCGGGCACGCTCTCGTTCTACGCCGCCCGGATGGGCACCTTCTATGCCGAGCAGCTCACGCGCCTGGGCTTCGGTGACGACGTGCGCCGGATTCGCGAGGCATGGGCGTCGGGCGGCTCGAAGGCCGGCGCCGAGGCGGTCTCGCCTCGTCTCCTGGACGAGACGGGCTACGCGGGCGACGTCGCCGGGGCGCGCGAGCGGCTTGCGGCCGACGCCGAGGCGGGTGCGGACCTCTTTCGCGTAGAGGTCGATGCGGCCGACCTCGCCGCCTACCAGCGCACGCTGTCGGCGCTCGCCGCGTGA
- a CDS encoding APC family permease, translated as MEVSPKIAGAHDLRAGCLNFVELSAIAVANIAPTLTAVLIMPLMFGAAGNASWLAYLFGAAMLLFVALNLNQFARRSATTGSMHAYTVTGLGNTAGGISAWCLVWAYLFDGIPGVAGFTIFANAVLGTVGLHVPALLTFAIVVFVVWLLAYKDVQLSSIVMLAFEGVSLTLVLIVCAGVLLRHRFALDPGQLSLKGSTVAGVAIGVNIAIFSLVGFENPTAFGEEAKDPLVTIPRALIVGLLLSGILFVLFAYTEVLGFAGYKTTLDKVDTPINILAGVVGMPALIVPLSLGAMIGSFAAVCACVNASARILYSLSRNGTLHPAVGAAHAVHETPHVAVTIMSALFLIIPAALLSCRARSSSISSATEAR; from the coding sequence GTGGAAGTCTCGCCAAAAATCGCCGGCGCACACGATTTGCGCGCGGGATGCCTTAACTTCGTCGAGCTGTCGGCGATCGCGGTCGCGAACATCGCGCCGACGCTGACGGCGGTTCTGATCATGCCGCTGATGTTCGGCGCGGCCGGCAACGCCAGCTGGCTCGCATACCTGTTCGGAGCGGCGATGCTGCTGTTCGTGGCGCTGAACCTCAACCAGTTCGCCCGCCGGTCAGCGACGACCGGATCGATGCACGCGTACACGGTGACGGGGCTTGGCAACACGGCCGGCGGCATCTCCGCATGGTGCCTCGTTTGGGCTTACCTGTTCGACGGGATTCCCGGCGTTGCCGGGTTCACGATCTTTGCCAACGCCGTGCTCGGCACGGTGGGGTTGCACGTTCCGGCTCTACTGACCTTCGCGATCGTGGTCTTCGTGGTCTGGCTGCTCGCGTACAAGGACGTGCAGCTCTCGAGTATCGTGATGCTCGCGTTCGAGGGCGTTTCGCTGACACTCGTACTGATCGTGTGCGCGGGCGTCCTGCTGCGGCATCGTTTCGCCCTTGACCCGGGACAGCTCAGTCTGAAGGGATCGACCGTCGCCGGAGTCGCGATCGGCGTGAATATCGCAATTTTCAGCCTCGTCGGGTTCGAGAACCCCACGGCGTTTGGCGAGGAGGCGAAGGATCCGCTCGTGACCATTCCGCGCGCGTTGATCGTCGGATTGCTGCTGAGCGGCATCCTGTTCGTCCTGTTCGCGTACACCGAGGTGCTGGGCTTTGCCGGGTACAAGACGACGCTGGACAAGGTCGATACGCCGATCAACATCCTTGCGGGCGTGGTCGGGATGCCGGCGCTGATCGTGCCGCTCTCATTGGGCGCGATGATCGGCTCGTTCGCCGCGGTTTGCGCCTGCGTCAACGCCAGCGCGCGGATTCTGTACTCGCTGAGCCGCAACGGCACCCTGCATCCGGCAGTAGGCGCCGCTCACGCGGTGCATGAGACGCCGCACGTTGCCGTCACGATAATGAGCGCGCTGTTCCTCATCATTCCGGCCGCTCTGCTCTCGTGCCGGGCACGCAGCTCCTCGATATCGTCGGCTACGGAGGCTCGTTGA